The following are encoded together in the Mugil cephalus isolate CIBA_MC_2020 chromosome 18, CIBA_Mcephalus_1.1, whole genome shotgun sequence genome:
- the LOC124995623 gene encoding CBY1-interacting BAR domain-containing protein 2-like isoform X2, with protein MNNLFSRDVQVRSMEQTVKHAEKYLGEICSLLASYTRKTAKLRDTADLLVAQLFDFSSTEDCELQTGLKNLAEDLAMVQDYRQAQVERLETRVVAPLKAYGDIIKDKKTDLKKFNSDLNRELKELQKLDKIRMKNPADRQSISQAEVNAQKAFNNAQRIVRLREENITDFQRQKLDDVKIFTDFVTVEMLFHAKALEVYSHTYYNLEATNCQKDLELFSSRIKMSDSMTGPLDSPVSSHTSPVINRHLSPHLASPRPQHLRSTLTTSTGQSHRHQHGLHPDKARGPRSTLQRQRGMDEEERDEEEEDEEEEEEEEEESSSEREEGLQSGRQSYAAQYAGIHRWQK; from the exons ATGAACAACCTCTTCTCCAG GGATGTCCAGGTGAGGAGCATGGAGCAGACGGTGAAACACGCTGAGAAGTACCTGGGGGAGATCTGCTCTCTGCTGGCCTCCTATACCAGGAAAACAGCCAAGCTCAGAGACACGGCCGACCTGCTGGTGGCTCAGCTCTTCGACTTCTCCAGCACAGAGGACTGTGAGCTCCAGACGGGCCTGAAAAACCTGGCTGAAGACCTGGCCATGGTGCAGGACTACAGGCAGGCTCAG GTagagagactagagaccagagtGGTTGCTCCTTTAAAAGCCTACGGAGACATTATCAAGGATAAAAAG acTGATCTAAAGAAGTTCAACAGTGACCTGAACAGAGAGCTGAAGGAGTTACAAAAGCTGGATAAAATCCGTATGAAGAACCCAGCGGATCGACAGAGCATA TCTCAG GCAGAGGTCAACGCTCAGAAGGCTTTCAACAACGCTCAGCGCATCGTCAGGCTACGCGAGGAGAACATCACAGACTTCCAGAGACAGAAACTGGACGATGTCAAA ATTTTCACAGACTTCGTCACAGTGGAGATGCTCTTCCATGCTAAAGCCCTGGAGGTCTATTCACACACGTACTACAACCTGGAGGCAACAAACTGTCAGAAGGATCTGGAG cTGTTCAGCAGTCGGATCAAGATGTCCGACTCTATGACTGGACCTCTGGACTCTCCTGTGAGCAGCCACACGTCTCCCGTTATAAACCGCCACCTCAGTCCTCACCTGGCCTCCCCGAGACCGCAACACCTCAGGTCAACGCTGACCACGAGCACCGGCCAAAGCCACAGGCACCAACACGGCCTGCACCCCGACAAAGCCAGGGGG CCTCGCAGCACCTTGCAACGCCAGAGAGGCATGGATGAAGAGGAgcgggatgaggaggaggaggatgaagaggaggaagaggaggaagaggaggagtcttcatcagagagggaggaaggtcTCCAATCCGGCAGACAGTCGTACGCTGCACAGTATGCAGGGATACACAGATGGCAGAAATAA
- the LOC124995623 gene encoding CBY1-interacting BAR domain-containing protein 2-like isoform X1: MNNLFSRDVQVRSMEQTVKHAEKYLGEICSLLASYTRKTAKLRDTADLLVAQLFDFSSTEDCELQTGLKNLAEDLAMVQDYRQAQVERLETRVVAPLKAYGDIIKDKKTDLKKFNSDLNRELKELQKLDKIRMKNPADRQSISQAEVNAQKAFNNAQRIVRLREENITDFQRQKLDDVKKIFTDFVTVEMLFHAKALEVYSHTYYNLEATNCQKDLELFSSRIKMSDSMTGPLDSPVSSHTSPVINRHLSPHLASPRPQHLRSTLTTSTGQSHRHQHGLHPDKARGPRSTLQRQRGMDEEERDEEEEDEEEEEEEEEESSSEREEGLQSGRQSYAAQYAGIHRWQK, encoded by the exons ATGAACAACCTCTTCTCCAG GGATGTCCAGGTGAGGAGCATGGAGCAGACGGTGAAACACGCTGAGAAGTACCTGGGGGAGATCTGCTCTCTGCTGGCCTCCTATACCAGGAAAACAGCCAAGCTCAGAGACACGGCCGACCTGCTGGTGGCTCAGCTCTTCGACTTCTCCAGCACAGAGGACTGTGAGCTCCAGACGGGCCTGAAAAACCTGGCTGAAGACCTGGCCATGGTGCAGGACTACAGGCAGGCTCAG GTagagagactagagaccagagtGGTTGCTCCTTTAAAAGCCTACGGAGACATTATCAAGGATAAAAAG acTGATCTAAAGAAGTTCAACAGTGACCTGAACAGAGAGCTGAAGGAGTTACAAAAGCTGGATAAAATCCGTATGAAGAACCCAGCGGATCGACAGAGCATA TCTCAG GCAGAGGTCAACGCTCAGAAGGCTTTCAACAACGCTCAGCGCATCGTCAGGCTACGCGAGGAGAACATCACAGACTTCCAGAGACAGAAACTGGACGATGTCAAA AAGATTTTCACAGACTTCGTCACAGTGGAGATGCTCTTCCATGCTAAAGCCCTGGAGGTCTATTCACACACGTACTACAACCTGGAGGCAACAAACTGTCAGAAGGATCTGGAG cTGTTCAGCAGTCGGATCAAGATGTCCGACTCTATGACTGGACCTCTGGACTCTCCTGTGAGCAGCCACACGTCTCCCGTTATAAACCGCCACCTCAGTCCTCACCTGGCCTCCCCGAGACCGCAACACCTCAGGTCAACGCTGACCACGAGCACCGGCCAAAGCCACAGGCACCAACACGGCCTGCACCCCGACAAAGCCAGGGGG CCTCGCAGCACCTTGCAACGCCAGAGAGGCATGGATGAAGAGGAgcgggatgaggaggaggaggatgaagaggaggaagaggaggaagaggaggagtcttcatcagagagggaggaaggtcTCCAATCCGGCAGACAGTCGTACGCTGCACAGTATGCAGGGATACACAGATGGCAGAAATAA
- the LOC124995609 gene encoding NACHT, LRR and PYD domains-containing protein 12-like, which yields MEEEEDRVLDGCLPMESDSCVDDPPPDVSEEEPGPSDTKKRKRSHVSVEEQLSCCALCQCVLKDPVSTSCGHWFCRQCIASYWDQSASSGHFSCPQCRQRSRTSKTDDCFIFVSLLFFFPSDHVGLQEALDGYKISLRRRYEQETEGTDVTGRGTLLNRICTKLYITEGQSEEVNTQHEVKQLETVSKMEALHDTPIRCHNIFSALAYNQRRIRVVLTYGVAGVGKTFSVQKFTLDWAVGLKNQNVSVVIVLSFRELNLIKDEQYSLLRLLHVFHPTLQEVTAEQLAVCKLLFIFDGLDESKLSLDFNNSEVVSDVTQKASVNVLLTNLIKGKLLPSALVWITSRPAAANQIPPTCVDRVTEVRGFTDTQKEKYFRKRFSDKELSSRIISHIKTSRSLHILCAVPVFCWITATVLEHMLTTEQRGELPKTLTGMYSHFVMVQTKRKKNKYHEGHETSPQELMEADREVLLKLGRLAFEHLVEGNIMFYQEDLERCGLNVTEASVYSGVCTEILKRENVIFQKSVYCFVHLSVQEFLAAVYMFHCYTNKKTEVLKDFMGRDYQVSTESLDDFLCGAMKKSLLSKNGHLDLFVRFLHGLSLESNQRFLGGLLGQTENSPEIIQRTINKLKTMKTSKMSPDRSINIFHCLMEMNDLSVHQEIQEFLKSKNRSEKELSVIHCSALAYMLQMSEEVLDELDLEKYNTSEEGRRRLIPAVRNCRKALFSGCGLSETHCEAVSSALKSNPSYLTELDMSNNDLKDSGVKRLSAGLESPNCRLETLRLNYCWLSEISCDSLGPALKSNPSHLKHLDLSYNNLKDSGVKQLCGFLESPDCRLETLELENCRLSEISCDYLVSALKSNPSHLKHLDLSNNSLKDSGVKQLCGFLESPDCRLETLRLKNCSLTEVSCDSLVSALKSNPSHLILLDLSNNSLKDSGVKQLCGFLESPDCRLETLRLESCSLSEISCDYLVSALKSNPSHLKHLDLSNNNLKDSGVKQLCGFLESPDCRLETLRLSWCSLSEISCDSLVSALKSNPSHLNHLDLIGNSLMDSDVKQLLNLVESPDYKLETLRWKWW from the exons atggaagaagaggaggacagagtccTGGACGGCTGTCTGCCTATGGAGAGTGACTCATGTGTAGATGATCCTCCTCCAGACGTCAGCGaagaagaacctggaccctcagacacaaa aaagaggaagaggagtcatgtttctgtggaggagcagctgtcctgctgtgctttgtgtcagtgcgtcctgaaggatccagtctctaccagctgtggacactggttctgcagacagtgcatcGCCTCATACTGGGACCAGTCTGCTTCATCAGGACACTTCTCCTGTCCCCAGTGTAGACAAAGGTCCAGAACAAGTAAgact gatgactgttttatttttgtctctcttttgttcttctttccatcAGACCATGTTGGTCTGCAGGAGGCTTTAGATGGATATAAGATCAGTCTGAGAAGGAGATATGAACAAGAgactgaaggaactgatgtaacaggaagaggaaccctcctcaacaggatctGCACtaagctctacatcacagagggacagagtgaagaggttaatacccaacatgaggtgaagcagcttgagacaGTTTCCAAGATGGAGGccctccatgacactccaatcaggtgcCACAACATCTTTTCAGCCTTAGCCTACAATCAGAGACGCATCAGAGTGGTTCTGACCTACGGTGTCGCTGgtgttggaaaaaccttctcagtgcagaagttcactctggactgggcagtGGGTTTGAAAAACCAAaatgtcagtgtggtgattgtgctttcattcagggagctgaacttgatcaaagatgagcagtacagtcttctcaggctgctccatgttttccatccaacattacaggaggtcacagcagagcagctggctgtctgtaaacttttgttcatctttgacggcctggatgaaagcaaactttcactggacttcaacaacagtgaggttgtgtctgatgtcacacagaaggcatcagtcaacgtgctgctgacaaacctcatcaaggggaagCTGCTTCCCTcagctctggtctggatcacctccagacctgcagcagccaatcagatccctcctacatgtgttgacagggtaacagaagtacgaggcttcactgacaCCCAGAAGGAgaagtacttcaggaagaggttcagtgataaagagctgtccagcagaatcatctcccacatcaagacctccaggagcctccacatcctgtgtgcagtcccagtcttctgctggatcactgctacagttctggagcacatgttgactacggagcagagaggagagctgcccaagaccctgactggcatgtactcacactttgtgatggttcagacaaagaggaagaagaacaagtaccatgagggacatgagacgagtccacaggagctgatggaggctgacagggaagttcttctgaagctggggaggctggcATTTGAACATCTGgtggaaggaaacatcatgttctaccaagaagacctggagcgctgtggtctgaatgtgacagaggcctcagtgtactcaggtgTTTGTACAGAGATCTTGAAAAGAGAGAAtgtgatcttccagaaatcagtctactgctttgttcatttgagcgttcaggagtttctggctgcagtctacatgttccactgttacaccaacaagaagacagaggttCTTAAAGACTTCATGGGGAGAGACTACCAGGTCTCCACTGAGTCTCTGGATGACTTCCTATGTGGAGCCATGAAGAAATCCCTGctcagtaaaaatggtcacctggacctgtttgttcgcttccttcatggcctctctctggagtccaaccaaaGattcttaggaggtctgctgggtcagacagagaacagtccagagatcatccagagaaccatcaacaagCTGAAGACGATGAAGActagtaaaatgtctcctgacagaagcatcaacatcttccactgtctgatggagatgaacgacctctcagttcatcaggagatccaagagttcctgaagtcaaagaacagatcagagaaggaactctctgtgatccactgctcagctctggcctacatgctgcagatgtcagaggaggttctggatgagttggatcTGGAGAAGTACAACACATCAGaggagggacgacggagactgatcccagctgtgaggaactgcagaaaggctct ATTTAGTGGATGTGGACTCTCAGAAACTCACTGTGAAGCTGTGTCCTCAGCTttgaagtccaacccttcctatctgacagagctggacatgAGTAATaatgacctgaaggattcaggagtaaagcgtctgtctgctggactggagagtccaaactgtagactggagactctgag GTTGAATTACTgctggttgtcagagatcagctgtgattctctgggaccagctctgaagtccaacccctcccatctgaaacatctggacctgagttacaacaacctgaaggattcaggagtgaagcagctttgtggttttctggagagtccagactgtagactggagactctgga attggagaactgcaggttgtcagagatcagctgtgattatctggtctcagctctgaagtccaacccctcccatctgaaacatctggacctgagtaacaacagcCTGAaagattcaggagtgaagcagctgtgtggttttctggagagtccagactgtagactggagactctgag attgaagaactgcagtttgacagaggtcagctgtgattctctggtctcagctctgaagtccaacccctcccatctgatacttctggacctgagtaacaacagtctgaaggattcaggagtgaagcagctgtgtggttttctggagagtccagactgtagactggagactctgag attggagagctgcagtttgtcagagatcagctgtgattatctggtctcagctctaaagtccaacccctcccatctgaaacacctggacctgagtaacaacaacctgaaggattcaggagtgaagcagctgtgtggttttctggagagtccagactgtagactggagactctgag attgagttggtgcagtttgtcagagatcagctgtgattctctggtctcagctctgaagtccaacccctcccatctgaatcATCTGGACCTGATAGGAAACAGTCTGatggattcagatgtgaagcagcttctcaatcttgtggagagtccagactataaactggagactctgag gtggaagTGGTGGTAA